Below is a genomic region from Prochlorococcus marinus str. MIT 0918.
GAAAAACTTCTATGACAAAAACACAATTAAATACCGAGTATTCCAAGGCGATGAAAGAAGCTGCACAAGCTTTGGGTAGAAGAGAAACTATAGAGCTTTACAAGAAAGCTAATGCCATTAAGAAGCGTCTATATAGGCCCGAGCCTTAAATCTCGCCCATAATGGATGAATAGATTTTATTAAAGGAGTGGCCTTGCTTAAAATTATTACCCTCTCATTACTTCTTGGTTCGGCTATCTATTTTGTAGTAAGAGATTTTCTAGAGCCAGCTTGGTACTTGCGCTAATCATTTATGTTATTAGCTAAGGCTAGATCCTTGAATATGTAATTCATTTAGGGTGCGGATTTGTGTAGATGAATTAAACAGTAGTTTTCCCTTGCTTAGGAGAGGCTTGAGTCTGTTAAGAAGACTTAAGGTTATATAGATCGAGTCGAAGGTAAACGATCAATCAAAAATGATGCATAAAATGGATTTTTATTTTTTATCTTTAAAGATGATTTACTTCTAAAAGGGATCTTTCAAAGATAAATGACCAGGAAGAATCTGTTTATTTGTTGGACGGTGAAATAAAACTTTCACGCCATAAATCAGAAAGCCCACGATTTAAGGAAAAATGCTTTACATTTTGCAATATTCAACATACTTAATCTTAGAAATTGAACTCTTCTAGCCAGGAAATACTTTTTAAAAGGAATGCAAGTTGTTCTAGGAACTTTGCTTTGCAAAGCTCAAAGCCTGTTATTGCAGTCACTATGGCCACGAGCCGACAGGGCTCAGCAGTAGTAAATCATTTGTCTAAGACTGACAATTTTCATATTCGTGCAATTACTCGATCCCCTGCGTCTAAGCGTTCAGAAGCTTTGTCAAAGTTGCCTAATGTTGAAATTGTAAGAGGAGATCTTCTTGAACCTGAAAGTTTAGAGAGGTGCTTTTCAGGGGTTTATGGAGTATTTGGTAATACTACTCCTACTAAGGGTTGGGCTTTGGGCCGCGGAAGTATGGTTCGTGATTATGAGATGGAGCAAGGTAGAAATTTAGTAGACGTAGTGAATAAATTGGCCAATTTTGGGAGCTTAAAACACTTTGTTTTTAGCTCAGTTTGCAAACCTAAAGACCCTTTGAAAAATGAACCTGCTCCTGGACATTTTTCTAGTAAATGGAGCATTGAAGAATATATTTTTCTAAATGGATTAAAGAACATCTCGACAATTATTCGACCTGTTAGCTATTTCGAAAATTTTAATAGCAATCTTCCTGGCGTAAAGATATCAGAGAGAGTTTTCCCTGGAGTGGTTCATAGAGACAAGGTATGGCAAACTATTGCAGTTGATGATGTAGGACTTTGGACAAAGGCTGTTTTTGAAAACCCAAATAAATTTTTGGGTGATGCAATTAATATTGCTGGAGATGAGATGACTGGTAACGAAATGGCCGCTTTGTGGCAAAAAATACGAGGCCAACAATCTGGATCGGTTCGTTATTTAATGGTTCCACGCAAACTTATGAATTTTATTGAGCATGATATTGGGATAATGGCTAACTGGATTGAGCGAGCAGGCTATGGAGCAGACTTGAAAGAGCTGAAGCTTCTTGCACATGAACTTGACATAACAATAACTCCATTTGCAAAATGGCTTAGAGAAAAGACTTTACTAAGAACTACTCCCACAGAAATAAGAAAGCTTAGCTTGATGAAAAGATTTACACCTGCAACTTAGTCCCCACAAATGCAATTTATTATCTTTTTTGGCATTATGGGTATATGGCAAGGGTCAAACTAAATCCAGTTACTGAGGAGGTTGGCAAGACTTTTAAGGTAATTGCAATTTCTTTAACAGTTGTATGCAATCTTAGTGTCTTTACGTGGTTTTTTTTCTTCTCAGGATTATATAAATGAACTTTGCTGATAATTGGTCAAGGGTATTTGTTGTTATTACTTTTCTAATTATTGGAGAAGAACACTTCATTGGTCGAATATTGCCTAATCTAATTGCTTTTGGAATGTTCCTTTTTTCTATTGGTTACTTTGCATTTACTGGCAAAATGGCTGAGATGTTTGGATTAAGAAAATTCTCTAAATGAAATATCTTTGATTAAATGAGAGCAAATTTTCTTTTAAAGAATCGGCTTTTTAGTTATTCATATGAACTTTTTCGGAAGCTCTGATTAAACTTAAGAGTACATAAATCAGTAAATGTAGAAAAAAGGTAATACTAGTTATTCTGATACCGCTAAAACTCTTTTTGAGAAAAGCTATGGAAAGAGCTTAAGTCTATTTGTTTATAGGAATAGTGAATTGCTGTCCTTCAACACCTGCATATGTTACAAAAACAACTGCAGGCTCATCACCAATACTTTCGCAGTAATGAGGTGTTTCACCAGAGGTGGTCGCAAAGCTATCTCCAGCAGAAAAAACCTTTGTATTGTCTGCAGTTACTACGCATTCCAACTTCCCTTTGGATAGGTAGGCGACACCAGGTTGTGGATGTGTATGTACTGGCGTTCTGAATCCTACTGGAGCTGTGATCTTCAAAAGAATTATTTGTGCTTGTCCTTCAGGATATGAATAACGGTCTCCGTTCCATGATTCAGTTGCACTGACAAGTGTTTCGATAACAGGCTTGGTGTTCTTAGAAACTTCCTTTTGAAGGTTACAGCCAACAGTTGGTAATAGCATACCCATCCCAAGGGTTAAGAATAAAAAGCGACGCAATGAATTATTCCCCTTTCCAAGCTGATTGTTCCAAGCTGTTCATATCTACATTGTGAGTTGAAATCCAATCGCTATTACCGATAAGAAATTTTTCAAGCATCCCTTCTTCATGCTGGTGGATAACGATTACTTTTTGAGGATCATCTTTGCTTTGACCTCTGAAAAGTGGCTTGATTTTATATTCAGCATGTCTTTTATTGGCTTCATCACTATCAAAAATTGCCACCCATTCAGCGAAACTACCATTGACCTTAAAGGTTACTACTGTTGTTTCCATCTTTAAGAGGTTTTAATGAGATTTATTAAACCAGTAAATATAGGAGATTAAGCATTTTGTTGTCGATACCAATATATGCAGAAATAAAAAAGCGTAAATATTATTTTGGAGTTGAGTTGGCCTAACTCTTCATGATCATGCTTTAGGCTTTTTGAGTTTGTTTTATCGATATATTTTAAATCTTGGATGCTTTAGCAGTTGTCAATAAAACTAATTGCTTATTGCTCAAACTTTTTAAGTAGCTAGAAGTATTTTAATTGCAAATTCACATGACTCAAATGCCTTCTTCACATTTGCCCAATGGATCTATCGAAATGAAGATTGTTGAAAGAGAATGGGGAATAGAAAGGTGTTATCTTTCTCCGAATGGGGAAGAAATATGCTCACCTATACCTCTAACTGCTTACACTTGGCCTTTCCCCTCTAAGCCTTAACATGGTTTGATTCTTAGGAAATTGACAAACACATAGTTAATAGTGAGGGGGTTTTGACTCTTCAAGAGGAAAGTATGGTTCATCTTCTGTACCAAGATTTTCCTCTTTCCAATATTCTTCCGAATGAGCTACTGCATCATTATCAGGAATTGTTTTTTTATTCATAGCATTGAAGAGATCAAAAGTAGGGCAGTCCCAATGACTATAAATAGAGCAATGCCGATAAGGAAATAGAAAAAATATTTTTGAACAGTGGCGGCAAAGTCATTCTCCATTAAGTCATCATTCCTATTTTTATTGATATTCTAGTTCAGGCAATTATAGGTAGTTTCAAGGGGTGATTCGGCCTAAGCTCATTGCGTTTGGGATAAGATTTCGATTAAAAAAATTTATATAATAATTTTTAATCATAGTCAAATGTACTTGAGCCTCAATAATTGCCACGTATTAAAAAGCTTTAAATCGCTCAGGCTTCTATATCTACTTATAGTGCTCTAGTCCTTTCTTGTGTGGATCTTGCCGAATGTCTTCAAAGCCCATTGGTGAAGATAAAACTTTTGGGTTCGATTAAAAATCAATGGCTCATTTCTTTTGTTACGAATCACTTGCAGCAACAAATATGCTTGCAACCCTAAAAAAGTAAATAGGAGTAAAGGAAGGCCAATCATTTTTCTTCTTCTTCTTCTTTTTCTCTTTCAATATGGAACTCAACTCTCATATTCATCCCTAAGAAAAGGATGATCATGCCAAGTACAGGCCCCCAAATTGATACCTGTCTTACTTGTTCAGGTGATTGAAAGATATCTGGAATCATGTTTGTATCATATGACCAACCTGTTAGATCAAAAAGTAGGGATTCCTTTAGGAAGTATTATTTGGCACCTAGTTTTTTAACAAAATCTAAGGATTAATATAATAAAAAAGGTTTTTTAAATTAAGAGAGTTAAAAAAACAGTAGATCCCTTTAGAGATCTTCTCCTTACGCTGAGAGTTTTCGAAGTTAAGACAAGGAGAAAGAGCTAAAACCTATGACCAGCAACTCTAAAACAAATTAATTAATCTAAAATAAATATCAATAAGTAATTCTTCTAGATGGCTTGTAATTTAAAGATTTCTAAATCTGCTATTACTGAGTTAATAAGACAATCTGCATTTGGAGGAACTCCTGGTGAAATGCATATTGATTTATTGCCCGATAGTTTTGAGGAAGGCTGGTTGTATATTCGATTGAGATGTGGTCAACAATCTGGAGTTCCTATAGCAAGAACAGATGGCATTACTTTATTTGCTCCGTCAAAGCAACTTGGTTTATTGCAAGGTTTAAAACTCGATTATTTTGGAGATTTGACTGGTGGAGGCTTTTTGATTAGTACTCCAGAAGGTGCACAAGCAAGTGGATGTGGCACAGGTTTTAAAATGATGAGTAATTGAATAGTGATTTTTAATTTTTACCATTTCCTCAAAAAAAAATAAAAGATAAAGACGGCTTGTTTGATGTATGAGATTTTAGAAACACTACTTGTTTAATAAATTGACTTCAGATTCTCAGCAGATAGAAGCCCTCATCAGAGGTTTTGCAAATAGAGCTGAAAACAAGTCTTTCTTGCTCTCTAATGTCACAGATCACTTCTTAGCGGTTAGACCAAGTGGCAACCCTATTACGGCAGAAGGTCTTGTTGGAATGTATAACAATGCAGACTTGATTGTTGAGCTATCTGAATTAATAAAGATTCATCGATTAGAAGCAAATTTAGATTGGGGCTTTGCAGCTTTTACCTTGAAAGAAGAATTTAGCTATAAAGGTGAGAAAAATAGTGACTTATCAAGTTATTCAATGATTTTTAAGAAAATAGATGAAATTTGGATGATTTTTTGGATGCAAAGATCATCAGGAACTACAGATCTTTCTACTTGGAACCAAGTATAAAACTCATATCACTATTAATAAATAATTTAGTTAGTTTTGCTGTTGAACCTAGATATGAAAGGGTTTTTAGTTGATTTTTTATTTTAATATATTTATTCCTTTTGAATGTCTCAGAATCAGTGATATCCCCAATTTACTCTCTTTTAGATTAGATGTATTGATATTTAGAAAACCTTTTTGTTGGAGCTCTAAATTATATTAATTATACTTTGCTTTATCCAACTAGATAATCTTTGGGCGAGTAATTATTCTTAGTCGCTTTAGTCAAATTATAAATAAAATTTATTAGGATAGTTGGCTTGTAAGAGGCCTATCTTTTAGCGATGAGTTCTTGTAATCGACTAATTGGAATAGCTTTTGTTCTTTAAAATGAATAAAAGGGTGCTATTTAACCTTCCTTAGTTGCATTGCTCAATGAAATACATGCTTCAAGTTGCTCCTGTAGCTTGTTGTGGTCCAGTTCTTTCCCTATCAGTACAATTTTATTTTCTCTTTTACGATCTCTTTCTGTATCATCTAGAGTGAAACGTTTCCCTGATAAATGGAATATATGAGTCAGCTCACTTTCTT
It encodes:
- a CDS encoding NmrA/HSCARG family protein, with protein sequence MNSSSQEILFKRNASCSRNFALQSSKPVIAVTMATSRQGSAVVNHLSKTDNFHIRAITRSPASKRSEALSKLPNVEIVRGDLLEPESLERCFSGVYGVFGNTTPTKGWALGRGSMVRDYEMEQGRNLVDVVNKLANFGSLKHFVFSSVCKPKDPLKNEPAPGHFSSKWSIEEYIFLNGLKNISTIIRPVSYFENFNSNLPGVKISERVFPGVVHRDKVWQTIAVDDVGLWTKAVFENPNKFLGDAINIAGDEMTGNEMAALWQKIRGQQSGSVRYLMVPRKLMNFIEHDIGIMANWIERAGYGADLKELKLLAHELDITITPFAKWLREKTLLRTTPTEIRKLSLMKRFTPAT
- a CDS encoding cupin domain-containing protein, producing MRRFLFLTLGMGMLLPTVGCNLQKEVSKNTKPVIETLVSATESWNGDRYSYPEGQAQIILLKITAPVGFRTPVHTHPQPGVAYLSKGKLECVVTADNTKVFSAGDSFATTSGETPHYCESIGDEPAVVFVTYAGVEGQQFTIPINK
- a CDS encoding DUF3764 family protein, which translates into the protein METTVVTFKVNGSFAEWVAIFDSDEANKRHAEYKIKPLFRGQSKDDPQKVIVIHQHEEGMLEKFLIGNSDWISTHNVDMNSLEQSAWKGE
- a CDS encoding AIR synthase — its product is MACNLKISKSAITELIRQSAFGGTPGEMHIDLLPDSFEEGWLYIRLRCGQQSGVPIARTDGITLFAPSKQLGLLQGLKLDYFGDLTGGGFLISTPEGAQASGCGTGFKMMSN
- a CDS encoding DUF3804 family protein, which codes for MTSDSQQIEALIRGFANRAENKSFLLSNVTDHFLAVRPSGNPITAEGLVGMYNNADLIVELSELIKIHRLEANLDWGFAAFTLKEEFSYKGEKNSDLSSYSMIFKKIDEIWMIFWMQRSSGTTDLSTWNQV